The following coding sequences are from one Candidatus Binataceae bacterium window:
- the panC gene encoding pantoate--beta-alanine ligase: MEIITTPTAMQRRAESERLAGRKIAFVPTMGFLHEGHLSLMREGRRRAEVLVASIFVNPTQFGPNEDFGRYPRAFERDCEMMRTVPVDLVFAPEPEAMYPEGAETWVEAVEITKGLCGAHRPGHFRGVTTVVAKLFNLVKPHYAMFGEKDFQQLRAIQRMVKDLNFDLEIVPMPTVREQDGIAMSSRNAYLSSEERERALSLSRALKAVGETFAAGSRDPRDLVRTACAVLSATPGVRIEYIEAVDAETLRPIARVERPVVVAIAAHVGKTRLIDNAVFAPA; the protein is encoded by the coding sequence ATGGAAATCATCACGACTCCGACCGCGATGCAGCGCCGGGCCGAGAGCGAGCGTCTGGCGGGCCGGAAGATTGCCTTCGTGCCCACGATGGGCTTTCTGCACGAGGGCCATCTCAGCCTGATGCGCGAGGGGCGACGGCGCGCCGAGGTGCTGGTCGCCTCGATCTTTGTCAATCCCACCCAGTTCGGGCCCAACGAGGACTTCGGCCGCTACCCCCGCGCCTTCGAGCGCGACTGCGAGATGATGAGGACGGTGCCGGTCGATCTCGTCTTCGCGCCCGAGCCCGAGGCAATGTATCCCGAGGGGGCGGAGACCTGGGTCGAGGCGGTCGAGATTACCAAGGGGCTGTGCGGTGCGCATCGCCCGGGCCATTTTCGCGGGGTCACCACGGTGGTCGCCAAGCTCTTCAACCTCGTCAAGCCGCACTACGCGATGTTCGGCGAGAAGGACTTCCAGCAACTGCGCGCAATCCAGCGGATGGTCAAGGACCTCAACTTCGACCTCGAGATCGTGCCGATGCCGACGGTGCGCGAGCAGGACGGAATCGCGATGAGCTCGCGCAACGCCTATCTGAGCAGCGAGGAACGCGAGCGGGCGTTGAGCTTAAGCCGCGCGCTCAAGGCGGTCGGCGAGACCTTCGCCGCTGGCAGCCGCGATCCGCGCGACCTCGTGCGCACGGCGTGCGCGGTGCTGAGCGCCACGCCCGGGGTCAGGATCGAGTATATCGAGGCGGTGGACGCCGAAACGCTGCGCCCGATCGCGCGGGTCGAGCGGCCGGTGGTGGTCGCCATCGCCGCGCACGTCGGCAAGACGCGGCTTATCGACAACGCGGTCTTTGCGCCGGCTTAG